The Syntrophorhabdaceae bacterium genome window below encodes:
- a CDS encoding transcriptional coactivator p15/PC4 family protein — MIIGEIQKVGTDKIIVTVKEFKGKTYVDVRNFFENDQGEMVPTKKGVSLTPENLDELIRLLGEAKKQLPQETDPGSTP, encoded by the coding sequence ATGATAATCGGCGAGATACAAAAAGTGGGCACCGATAAGATCATCGTGACGGTGAAGGAATTCAAGGGGAAGACTTACGTCGACGTAAGGAATTTCTTCGAGAACGACCAGGGCGAGATGGTCCCGACGAAGAAAGGCGTCTCCCTGACGCCTGAAAACCTTGACGAACTCATACGTCTCCTCGGCGAGGCAAAGAAACAGCTTCCGCAAGAAACTGATCCCGGCAGCACACCTTAA